cacacacacacacacacacacacacacacacacacacacacacacacacacacacacacacacacacctacctgctGCCTTCATGCCGAAGTCTTAATCTGGACTGATTTGCATTCTAGTGGTGTGTGGAGATGAGTGAGGATAAGGGAAGGCTGGGCTTTCCATTTGTGTTCCTCATTACctccaggacgtgacacatagcaTGTCTGAGGTCCAACATTAAAAGAGAGCTCATTTTATGACCAATGTTAAAATGCAGAACATTTTGTCTTCTATCTAGCATACCAAGTCCCACTTCTTCCAAAGCTCATATAGAGTCTGAGCCAGCGATCTGATGTGATGTCTTAATGGAAGGAAAGGCATGACAAAGTAAATCCATCTGTCTGGACAGTCACAAATACACCAGGCATCTGATTCAGACCTCATTACTATTCCAGAGCTGAGCTCGCTGCCCTCTTGTCAGTAAATTGGATTTACGAGACCCTTCACTGAGGGAGGGCTGTATGAAAGGTTTACATAGTAATTTCTACCTGTCACTCACTGCTGTTTTCTAGAGCTTGGCATAATGCTTATGCAAACGTTACAGCTGATAACATCTTAGAAGTATGTTGATTTTTAACTGATAATAAGTCTTGAACTGCTGTTCATTACCGTTTGACAGTATTCAGTGATTCAATTTCAACAACCGAATGTGAATGCTTAGGCTCTGTGAAGATAAAGGGTTATAACGGCCCATGGTTTTGCTTGGACAGCGATACAGCGAGCTGTGCATATTGTGTTTGTGAATACTGCAAAGCTTACTTAGTGCACTGGGCAGTGCCATGTCagaggtgagtgtggtggtgaatGAGGGCCGTGGGACCCCCTTCCTGCCTTGGAGGGGACTCCCCCATTGAGGGCGCTGAGGCGGAATTCTCCGGGCTCTCCGGGAGGGGTCTGGCATTGTCTCCGGGTCGCTGCCTTCAAGGAGCAGTGAGATTCCAGGGCAACCAGGCCTGTCTATGAGAGGGATGGACACACAGACAAGATTGTTCCTCACAGCTGATCTGAACAAACACTGCTAACCCAGAGAAatggacaaagagagacagaaaagggGAGAGCGGAACTTAATTTTTACCTTCTTTGTGTGTAGTCTGTGTTCAAAGCCTCCTTCGCAACACTCGTCCTCTCATTACTTTTTTCAAGTTTTTATTTCAATTTCGTAATGATTCGGCACATTTCTTCTCATTCCATTTTCTCTCAATTATTCAGTACAAATTGTAAATGGAAGCTCTTACTTTTGGCCAAGTTGTGATGTGGAAGTTGAACCCATTTGAGATGATCCAATTATCCTGCAGGCTGGGATTAGCATTAATCCTCTCTGGTTATTAGTGAGCACATAACCTCTTCAAAGTTGAAGTGCACAATGTCCCCTCATCCTCCCTCCGCACACGCTCAGTGCTCTGTGGTAATGCCTTAGAATGGagcacattctaagatattacaATAGAGCACATGGCAATTTACCACAAACATTTGTCAAGTTCTCTCAAATACTTGGGAGTGGTGGATATTATAGTGGGCATTAGATAGCACAACCAGACTGGAACCAGAATCCAGGGCGGCACACATGCCATCATTTAGTCACCTTGACATTGCTGCTGTCCCTGTTCTACAGTATCCCAGATAAGCTGTGAATTAGAATGAGACAAAATATGGCCAGAGGAAACAGTGTCAACCAATTCCAGACTTTaattctgtgtttgtgtgtgtgtgagagagagacagaaaggtttCAAACAATAAATAACATATCTAATGACCTCCAGAGGTATAAACCTAGACATCCAGCTCCATTGCATCACTTGAGTCTTTATAAATTGAGCCAGGGTTTTTATCAGTCTTCTCAGGGAGCTCACAGTGTGCACTCTTGGCCCTGGCCtggctgccgtgtgtgtgtggagaagcgggcagggggagaggagtgCGTGGCCAGCCTCTGAACTGCAAAAAGCCCCCGGGCTCAGATCCTATCAAAGCGCTCACACGTCCAGGAATCACAAACGAACAAATTCCAAATGCTGCGCTGATGGAGGGCGGAACTGGCGGAGGCTCTGGGAGAGACCTGATAAGCCCAGAGTAGAGGCAGGCAGTCTGCTGACCCAGGGTGCCGTGCTGCACTGCTCGCAGGAGGAGGGCTCTTCTCCTGTGGTGCTGTCTTCTTGGCATCGTAATGACTTTCCTGCTTAGTTTTTTTGGGGCTGTGATTTTTGCTCTGGTGAACATGTACAGCACGCCACACAGTtctgcagggtttttctttgtcatgTTTTGTCACGTAGAAACATCATGGATAGCTACACGTTTTAATGAAATTATATTTAGTGTCCTATCGGGTTTTGACTATTGTGTGTGACCCTAAACGATGCATGTGTAACAAACTGTAAATCTCTCATGAGATCCAATGACATATCCTCTTCATTATACGGATTGATAAGGAGAGGGGATTGGCTTTAGTGGCACATCCCAACTTCATTAGCCTCTTCTGTGTGACGCTGCAGCCCGTCCCACTGCTCAAATGAATCTCTCCTGGTTAACAAACCGCAGCAGCCTGCATAGCAGCTAATCTCTGACGGGAGGGTAGATTCTTCACTTCCCAGAAATGACTTAGCTAAATAAGGGCTCCTCGATGCAGCCTGTCTAACGACCTTGATTAATTAAAGAGGGCCTCAGTCTTAATTAAAGTCCTATTCTGCTTCGTCGGGTTGTGACCCTGTTAAACAGACTGAGGCAGTTGAAAGTTATCACACACCACTGTCAGGCTGGAAGACTCTCCTCCCGGTTTTGTAGAAATCCACAGTCACACTCATCCAGTGATCTGAGGGTTTAATCATCTATGCTATGATGATGATATCAGGGCTCGTGTAGCATGAGGAAGCGATATCTATCGGCTTACAATAAACCCCAGCCTGttaaggagagcgagagagatggggaagcaattgagagagagagaaacggcgTAATTGAAATTGGTTTCATCACGCCGTGTACTGTTTGTGTTCACGTTGTTACAACAGTGTGTGCAAGAAAACTGTCATGTAGCCACTATTCTCAGAAAATAAAGAGAGCTTTCAAAGTCAAATCCAGAcgctttttatttttatgtaacctttatttaactaggcaagtccgttaagaacaaattcttatttacaatgacggcctacaccagccaaacctggacgacgctgggccaattgtgtgccgccctatggcccaatcacggccggttgtgatacagcctggaatcgaaccatggtgtctgtagtgatgcctcaagcactgagatgcagtgccttagaccgctgcaccactcgggagccctaatgcTGTTCTTCTATAGTTGAAGAGATACTTCGggaattttggcaatgaggccctttatctacttccagcAGAGtccgatgaactcatggataccatctTTATGTCTCTGTCCAGTACGAAGGAAGGGAGAGGTCCTttcacgagccaatgctaactagcgttagcacaatggcTGGAAGTCTATAGGTATAATCCCAAGGTAACCatattctgtctctgtctgtgtgtgtaggtgaatggGAAGGACCTGTCCAAGGTCACCCATGACCAGGCAGTGGAGGCCTTCCGCACAGCCAAGGAGCCCATCATGGTCCAGGTACTTCGCCGGGCCCCCCGCCCCAAACCCTCCAGCCCTGCCTCAGACACCCAGGTGGTGGACATCAGCACCCAAACAGACATCACCTTCCAACACATCATGGCCCTCACCAAGCTGCCTGCCGCCGCCCCCACCGTGGCTGTGTTGGAGCAATACCTCATGCCTGAGGAGTGAGTTACAGTACACTGTCTTATCGGATGGGTTGGAGTTAAGGGAAGGGACGGGGTTAAAAGACTAGATCCTTCTGTTTCTTATTTCCTTTCCCTCATGGTCACTGATTGGTGAAGGACTTGATAGGCAAAACTAGTTTGTTGAAAACTTACACAGTCCTTTGACCATGTCACTGGTCAGTATAGAAAGGGCTCAATTAAAGATGGAGTATTTGGATACAGCTTTTCGTAAAATGCCACTTTGCCAGTTCATGACAATGGAACCTGGTGTGTTTTCACGAGAACAAATTGGTATTCATGCCTTCTAACTGAAGTTAGATGTGAATGTTACTCCTGTTACTAAGCGAGATGTCAAGTCCTGGAGCACACAGCCAAATGAAGATggccttgttaatttgtgtttGCATATTAAATGACTTCCTGTCTGTCGTCCGCTAGCTGTGTCTATATGTGGCCCGGAGCTCACAGTCTGGGTACTCAAACACATTACTGTCAGGAGCAGTTGCCCTTTAATAGGTCAATCGTGGTTATTTTTAATTGATTTCAGAGTCAAATTAAAAACATGGCATTTCCATTTCTGATTAACCTCAGGCCAAAAACAAATCTTAACTTGATTTAAAACTTAGACTTTTACAATAGAATGTGGCCACTTGTTTTCCATTCTCAAGTAATTCCCAATTTACTGAAAGTTCTGGTTGCGTGAGATTTACGTTAGGGACATTGGAATGATTTCATTTCAATCCAGTGACACACTTAACACTGACGTACTGTCATGTATTGTGATTGTATTTCTGTGTAATAACAGATTAATCATGACAAGGCCTGTAGGAACTATCTTTATTGTGTTGAATTGCTTTCATAGGCATTCCCCCGGGCACGAGTACTTTGACCCCAATGATTTCCTGGAGGGCATGCAGCAGGAGATGGAGCGAGAGGAGCTGGAATATGAGGTAAAATACAGACGACTCCCTcttgtctttctccttctcccccttctcctcctctacccatcccccctctctccttcacctacTCTCACGCTCTagccttctcttcttctcccactCTCTCGACCTCACCGCCTTTCTCCCCTTCTCAATGAAGATAAACATTCAGACATGCGACGCCGTATTCCTCTGGCTGTCCCATCACTGAGCCACTGTGTCTCCGTCCCAATAGCTCTGTTAGTCACCACAAGGCCCATTCTCCCAATATATCACCGTTATCGATGAGCTGAGCCCACTCTATCCCCGTAACGACACTGAGTATGTAGGCCAGACGGAAATCGAGTGGCTTGTTTGCTCCGTAGTACCCAGGAGCAGATGCTAAATGGTGACATCATTACTTATTTTGTGACAACGCCTAATGCGTCTTTGCTTTAGAGGGGGGCGCTGCAAGAGGCTTATGCACTGAGGATAATTAGATGGCACCGATAATAGGAACCAGAGTGATGGATCTGATGATGCGCATGAACAATGGCGTGATGGGGCCCTGATGAGGAAGGATGTAGCCGGGAGATAGAGACTCCAAGGTCTCAGGGTGCttcccccctctttccctcctcccctcccaacTACTGCAGTGCATTAATAACCAATCGCCAAACATGAAGCCAGGGAGTTCAAGCTGTCCAAGCCAGAAGCGCAGATGCACAGTAATACAGACTCCCTGCCCTGACCTTGTCCTAGACCCAAGGTCGATCTGATGAAGCCCTCTAGCTCAGAGCCACACATCTCAATACTGTGGACAATGACAAAGGAGCCAGTGGCCTCCCTGTGATGATCTTAGCTCACCACCGTCATCCCACTGATGTTCTTCCGTTCATCCTTTGAAGGGGTCCTGTCTCAGTCCTCCCTGCCCCAGTGTTCATAGACACTTACACTGGAATGCTTGTGTTAAAACATTTGCATAATGATGTTATGTAACATTTAGACGGCTTATGATGTAGGTCCACAACAAAAGCCTGAATTAGTCTGACTATCAATTCAGACGAAAGGTTGGGGGCTTTTTAAAGGGCTATTGCACTGTAACGACACGGTAAAGCGAAAGTCACTGTAGTCGATTACATGTACCGTCTCGTGAAAATGAGGTCTCATGTTGTGTACACTTTACTCTTTGTTTACGTGTTTATGAAAATCCCTCCTTTTTTTTTGAACCCTGTCTGAAACCCCAGAGTGTTCTGCGTGTTCTGTTTTGGAGATTTCAGTAGTCAGCTGCTGTGGTAGAGAACAGTTGCGTTGGAGGGGTTAACCGTCTCTCCACCCCTGGCCCCGAGGTATACTATCAGGGTCGGTATCTTACAGATTACAGATGTGGACTAGTGGCAAACGGGACACTGCTTAGCTGCAAGCCAGTGGATCATCCCTCATCCTGTCACTGTCCCCAAGAAAAGTTACAGGACATAGGCCGCACGCAATTAAAGGAGTCGTTATTACGATtgatgggtctgtgtgtgtgtgtgtgtgtgtgtgtgtgtgtgtgtgtgtgtgtgtgtgtgtgtgtgtgtgtgtgtgtgtgtgtgtgtgtgtgtgtgtgtgtgtgtgtgtgtgtgtgtgtgtgtgtgtgtgtgtggtcctaaGTTGAACTCAATATACTGCTGGGTGTGTCTTTAAGAAAACAACAGCAACCATGGAACTCCAGTCCGCACATTGGGAGAGAGTACATCTGTGATGTTTCATTTGCTGTTTTTGCCTTGTTGCAGGAAGTGGATTTGTACAGAGCCAACATCCAGGACAAGCTTGGGTTGACCGTCTGCTACAGGACTGATGATGAGGACGAGACTGGGATCTACGTCAGTGAGGTATGTGGCACACCTTCAACAACGGCCAGATGTTGTTGTCAGGGTGTAAAGAAGGGGATAATGGATGCATAGATGCATCTTATGGTAACAGACGACACACCTCTGAATTAGGGATATCAAAACCTGCAGATAAGAATTGCATTTACTTCtatgcagaaatgtttttcccGCTTTCTTTTTGCTATGTCTTTCGTCTCCGACCAAAGGTCTGCTTGAAATGAAAaatcctctcctgttctctctctctctttagattGACCCAAACAGCATCGCTGCGAAGGATGGCAGGatcagagagggagatagaattATCCAGGTAAGGATAAAGAACACTCCCGATGCTTCCAATGCGTTACCGGTTCCAACCCGTCTCTAATTCCATTCCTTCTGCTCCCTGCAGATCAACGGGATTGAGATCCAGAACCGAGAGGATGCTGTGGCTTTGTTGACCAGTGAGGAGAATCAGAATGTGTGTCTACTGGTGGCCAGACCAGAGATTCAGGTAAACTCACCACCCACCTCCTAGAATCCTTTATAGTACTAGGCATGCATAGACTGTGTATAGTTGTCTGTTTCCTAAGTTGTACTTTAGCCTTAATTGGCAGCGACTGAAGtcatcctccctcttcctctctcctacccCTGTGTCCCAGCTGGATGAGGGCTGGATGGATGATGACAGGAATGACTTCCTGGATGACCTCCACATGGACATGctggagcagcagcaccaccAGGCCATGCAGTTCACCGCCAGCATGCTGCAGCAGGTAGTGTACAGCAGCCGGCATAGAGCCACTCAGAACtgtagacacatgcatacacacagcaTGAGTCAACAATCAGTCACAGAGTAACATATGCTCACCTGCATGTTACTGACAGTGAGTCAATTCCCAAACAGAGTAGAATATGCTCAGTTGCCATAATGGCCCATTGTACTCTACATACCGAAATCTAGTAGTACTGAAGCGGGTAGGTTCACATACTGTAGTCAATGATAAGTACAGAGAAAACACATCTAATAATGTTAGGTGATTCAATTATTCATCCTATTTGGTGTTGCAGAAGAAGCGTGAGGAGGATGGTGGAACGACTGACACAGCCACCCTGTTGTCCAACCACCACGAGAAAGACAGTGGGGTTGGCCGCACCGACGAGAGCACGCGCAACGACGAGAGCTCTGAGCAGGAGAACCTGGGGGACGACCAGACCGCGGCCTCCAACACGCTGGGCAGCTGCAGCCGCAGGAAGCTGGCCTACAGCCAGGACACCCTGGGAAGCGTTGACCTGCCCTTCAGCGGTGAGTCCTTCATCTCTGCAGACTACGACCACGCTGACTTCCTGGGTATCCCCGCCGACGAGTGTGAGCGCTTCCGAGAGCTCCTGGAGCTGAAGTGCCAGGTGAGGAGCGCGGGGGGCCCCCAGGAGCTGTACTGCCAGAGTGCAGGGGCTGGAGGGGCCGAGGAGGGGGTGGACAAGGAGCTGGAGCTGCTGAACGAGGAGCTACGCAGCATTGAGCTGGAGTGCCTCAACATCGTCCGGGCCCACAAGATGCAGCAGCTGAGGGAGCAGTACCGTGAGTCCTGGATGCTGCACAACAGCGGCTTCCACAACTACAACACCAGCATCGACGCGCGCCGCCATGAGCTCTCCGACATCACAGAGCTGCCCGAGAAGTCAGACAAGGACAGCTCCAGCGCCTACAACACCGGTGAGAGCTGTCGCAGCACCCCCCTCACCCTAGAGCTGTCCCCAGACAACTCCCTCCGCAGGGGGGCAGAGAACCAGGGCGAGTCTGGGGCCTCAAGCAGCGCAGGGCCCAACAGCAGGATCCTCAAGCCTCTGCTGTCCCCTGTCCAGGAGGCCGGTGACCCCAGCAGAATCAGGCCCTCCTCCTCTAAGGAATCTGAGTGTGGCCTGCAGGTGGAGGGGAAGGAGCGTAAGCTGGGAGAGTCTACTCACAAGCTGGCCCAGCCCCGCTCCCTGTACAAACACGCCCACATCCCGGCCCACGCCCAGCACTACCAGAGCTACATGCAGCTGATCCAGCAGAAGTCTGCCGTGGAGTACGCCCAGAGCCAGATGAGCCTGGTCAGTCTGGTCAGCCGCGGTGACCCCGTGAACCCCGGAGACATGCTGGATCCCAAGATGGAGTGGAAGGTGAAGATCCGCAGCGACGGCACGCGCTACATCACCAAGAGGCCCGTCAGGGACAAGCTGCTGAAGGAGCGCGCCCTGCGTATCCACGAGGAGCGCAGCGGCATGACCACGGACGACGACGCCATCAGCGAGCTGAAGATGGGGCGGTACTGGAGCAAGGGGGAGAGGAAGCAGCATGCGGTGCGCGCCAAGGAGCAGAAGCAGCGCCGCGAGTTCATGAAGCAGAGCCGCGCTGACTGCCTGAAGGAACAGGCCAGCCTGGACGACGACAAGAAGGAGCCCAACATCATCGAACTGAGCCACAAAAAGATGATGAAAAAGAGGAACAAGAAAATCTTTGACAATTGGATGACTATCCAGGAACTTTTGACCCACGGTGCTAAGTCGCCTGACGGCACGCGAGTGTACAACTCCCTCCTGTCCGTCACCACTGTGTAGTAGGCAGACAGGACAGGCCAGcggtgtaatgtactgtaaataATAGGACACTACGGATTGGGGTACAGTTTCCTGCCTCGTTCAATGTGGCAACATTTTGTTAATATGAAACAGGAAAAGCCTTTTCTAAATGAACTCTTGACCCCTGCAGGCGGTTGAGAGCTGCTCCACAGAGTGTTCCACGGATCGACTTTGAAGATGATTGACATGATAAGGATGATTATGAGACTGTTTTCAAATGCTTTCAGTAAACCTTTCTACCTTTGTGCTTGCTCTTGGGacagcaggtagcctcgtggttaagagcgttgggccagtaacctataggttgctggttcgaatcccagagccaactaggtgaaagatctgccgacgtgcccttgagcaagacccttaaccctaatttctcctgtaagttgctctggataagagtgtctgctcaaCTGTAAACTCTTTTGAATAATATTGATAGTGTTTCACAACAATATTTTGGTTTTGGAAGGTTTTGAAAGTGCGTAAAGACTGTGCCATAAGTAAACAGCAGCCAACATTTACATATTCTTTtggttttatttcatttttaataagtATCTCTTATCAGTATTTTACTGTTACGCATACCTTTTGCTTACTGAAAGAAATATTTAGCTTGAAGGTCAACACATAATCCTGAGAGGACTTTTGTAAATGTAACTAAACCTCCTTGTTCTTTGTAAACAAAACACTTTAGTTATTGACGATCTGAAAGGGTGCTGTTTTTCAAAAGTTATACATCCAGTGTGTATCATCTGTTACATATTCCACCTTCAAAAAGTGATGTCGTGTATGTATCAGGATAGAGCAGATCATATGTTGAAATCAGAATCTTTccgtgtaatttttttttttaagcacaTTGTAGTCGCCTTACCTTTGTAAGCCTCCAAATAACACAGCTTAACAAATCCTTAATTAGGTACCCAATTTGATGTCTTGTAAAATGAGAGAAATAATAAATTATTGTTTTATATTTGATGAGCTTTAAAACGTTGGtgtgggatttttttattagcAAGAGGTTTTTGATAGACCTACTGAGTCAGTGCAGGTAGGTGGCAGGTGAGTGAAGGAGAGCACAACTTGCATACAGCATCCACATCATGTTTTGAAGATGCCTTAGTAATGGACCAGTGTGATATGGGATATATTAACCCACATTCAAAATTCAGGAATTCAATACAAAATTAGAAAGAGTATTAGCTAGCAAACGTACAATAGCCTGACAATTCATGGCGTTGTTTTTTCAGCTACTGACTGTGTAATCTCAGCTGAGAAAGAATTCCTAACTCACTCATCATCATAGAAAGAGGAGGGCCATTCATTTGAACAGAGGAAGGATATTGAGTATGTGCTCCGGGGATCTCTTTTCACTGTGTCTCAATACACCCAGTAAA
The sequence above is drawn from the Salmo salar chromosome ssa22, Ssal_v3.1, whole genome shotgun sequence genome and encodes:
- the LOC106582849 gene encoding E3 ubiquitin-protein ligase PDZRN3-B isoform X1; the protein is MGFELDRFKGAVDPDFKCNLCNKVLEDPLTTPCGHVFCAGCVLPWVVQQSSCPVKCQRISTKELNHVLPLKNLIMKLDIKCDNHARGCEKVVKLQHLAEHAEMCDYSPAKCRNKGCNEVFNLKDMDAHMRESCDCRPVGICENGCGLMLTHKEQKLDTHCCLKALKAHNSALHVKVVSLDKEFKKQSLKSSKREKSLLAQLSAVHNELQMTALKYQKKFTEYSARIDSLTKTLAPPCKGGETKNVTAILHREGGSLGFNIVGGRPCADDHDGPSNEGIFVSKIVENGPADKEGGLQIHDRIMEVNGKDLSKVTHDQAVEAFRTAKEPIMVQVLRRAPRPKPSSPASDTQVVDISTQTDITFQHIMALTKLPAAAPTVAVLEQYLMPEEHSPGHEYFDPNDFLEGMQQEMEREELEYEEVDLYRANIQDKLGLTVCYRTDDEDETGIYVSEIDPNSIAAKDGRIREGDRIIQINGIEIQNREDAVALLTSEENQNVCLLVARPEIQLDEGWMDDDRNDFLDDLHMDMLEQQHHQAMQFTASMLQQKKREEDGGTTDTATLLSNHHEKDSGVGRTDESTRNDESSEQENLGDDQTAASNTLGSCSRRKLAYSQDTLGSVDLPFSGESFISADYDHADFLGIPADECERFRELLELKCQVRSAGGPQELYCQSAGAGGAEEGVDKELELLNEELRSIELECLNIVRAHKMQQLREQYRESWMLHNSGFHNYNTSIDARRHELSDITELPEKSDKDSSSAYNTGESCRSTPLTLELSPDNSLRRGAENQGESGASSSAGPNSRILKPLLSPVQEAGDPSRIRPSSSKESECGLQVEGKERKLGESTHKLAQPRSLYKHAHIPAHAQHYQSYMQLIQQKSAVEYAQSQMSLVSLVSRGDPVNPGDMLDPKMEWKVKIRSDGTRYITKRPVRDKLLKERALRIHEERSGMTTDDDAISELKMGRYWSKGERKQHAVRAKEQKQRREFMKQSRADCLKEQASLDDDKKEPNIIELSHKKMMKKRNKKIFDNWMTIQELLTHGAKSPDGTRVYNSLLSVTTV
- the LOC106582849 gene encoding E3 ubiquitin-protein ligase PDZRN3-B isoform X3 codes for the protein MLVNGKDLSKVTHDQAVEAFRTAKEPIMVQVLRRAPRPKPSSPASDTQVVDISTQTDITFQHIMALTKLPAAAPTVAVLEQYLMPEEHSPGHEYFDPNDFLEGMQQEMEREELEYEEVDLYRANIQDKLGLTVCYRTDDEDETGIYVSEIDPNSIAAKDGRIREGDRIIQINGIEIQNREDAVALLTSEENQNVCLLVARPEIQLDEGWMDDDRNDFLDDLHMDMLEQQHHQAMQFTASMLQQKKREEDGGTTDTATLLSNHHEKDSGVGRTDESTRNDESSEQENLGDDQTAASNTLGSCSRRKLAYSQDTLGSVDLPFSGESFISADYDHADFLGIPADECERFRELLELKCQVRSAGGPQELYCQSAGAGGAEEGVDKELELLNEELRSIELECLNIVRAHKMQQLREQYRESWMLHNSGFHNYNTSIDARRHELSDITELPEKSDKDSSSAYNTGESCRSTPLTLELSPDNSLRRGAENQGESGASSSAGPNSRILKPLLSPVQEAGDPSRIRPSSSKESECGLQVEGKERKLGESTHKLAQPRSLYKHAHIPAHAQHYQSYMQLIQQKSAVEYAQSQMSLVSLVSRGDPVNPGDMLDPKMEWKVKIRSDGTRYITKRPVRDKLLKERALRIHEERSGMTTDDDAISELKMGRYWSKGERKQHAVRAKEQKQRREFMKQSRADCLKEQASLDDDKKEPNIIELSHKKMMKKRNKKIFDNWMTIQELLTHGAKSPDGTRVYNSLLSVTTV
- the LOC106582849 gene encoding E3 ubiquitin-protein ligase PDZRN3-B isoform X2, which translates into the protein MGCSLCTLQKPEEQYKLLYEVCQVNGKDLSKVTHDQAVEAFRTAKEPIMVQVLRRAPRPKPSSPASDTQVVDISTQTDITFQHIMALTKLPAAAPTVAVLEQYLMPEEHSPGHEYFDPNDFLEGMQQEMEREELEYEEVDLYRANIQDKLGLTVCYRTDDEDETGIYVSEIDPNSIAAKDGRIREGDRIIQINGIEIQNREDAVALLTSEENQNVCLLVARPEIQLDEGWMDDDRNDFLDDLHMDMLEQQHHQAMQFTASMLQQKKREEDGGTTDTATLLSNHHEKDSGVGRTDESTRNDESSEQENLGDDQTAASNTLGSCSRRKLAYSQDTLGSVDLPFSGESFISADYDHADFLGIPADECERFRELLELKCQVRSAGGPQELYCQSAGAGGAEEGVDKELELLNEELRSIELECLNIVRAHKMQQLREQYRESWMLHNSGFHNYNTSIDARRHELSDITELPEKSDKDSSSAYNTGESCRSTPLTLELSPDNSLRRGAENQGESGASSSAGPNSRILKPLLSPVQEAGDPSRIRPSSSKESECGLQVEGKERKLGESTHKLAQPRSLYKHAHIPAHAQHYQSYMQLIQQKSAVEYAQSQMSLVSLVSRGDPVNPGDMLDPKMEWKVKIRSDGTRYITKRPVRDKLLKERALRIHEERSGMTTDDDAISELKMGRYWSKGERKQHAVRAKEQKQRREFMKQSRADCLKEQASLDDDKKEPNIIELSHKKMMKKRNKKIFDNWMTIQELLTHGAKSPDGTRVYNSLLSVTTV
- the LOC106582849 gene encoding E3 ubiquitin-protein ligase PDZRN3-B isoform X4, with the protein product MVQVLRRAPRPKPSSPASDTQVVDISTQTDITFQHIMALTKLPAAAPTVAVLEQYLMPEEHSPGHEYFDPNDFLEGMQQEMEREELEYEEVDLYRANIQDKLGLTVCYRTDDEDETGIYVSEIDPNSIAAKDGRIREGDRIIQINGIEIQNREDAVALLTSEENQNVCLLVARPEIQLDEGWMDDDRNDFLDDLHMDMLEQQHHQAMQFTASMLQQKKREEDGGTTDTATLLSNHHEKDSGVGRTDESTRNDESSEQENLGDDQTAASNTLGSCSRRKLAYSQDTLGSVDLPFSGESFISADYDHADFLGIPADECERFRELLELKCQVRSAGGPQELYCQSAGAGGAEEGVDKELELLNEELRSIELECLNIVRAHKMQQLREQYRESWMLHNSGFHNYNTSIDARRHELSDITELPEKSDKDSSSAYNTGESCRSTPLTLELSPDNSLRRGAENQGESGASSSAGPNSRILKPLLSPVQEAGDPSRIRPSSSKESECGLQVEGKERKLGESTHKLAQPRSLYKHAHIPAHAQHYQSYMQLIQQKSAVEYAQSQMSLVSLVSRGDPVNPGDMLDPKMEWKVKIRSDGTRYITKRPVRDKLLKERALRIHEERSGMTTDDDAISELKMGRYWSKGERKQHAVRAKEQKQRREFMKQSRADCLKEQASLDDDKKEPNIIELSHKKMMKKRNKKIFDNWMTIQELLTHGAKSPDGTRVYNSLLSVTTV